In the genome of Populus trichocarpa isolate Nisqually-1 chromosome 6, P.trichocarpa_v4.1, whole genome shotgun sequence, one region contains:
- the LOC18100172 gene encoding serine/threonine-protein kinase PCRK1, with the protein MKCFSFHSGDKTDEPKTPKSVSVQSVNSPGADREIGRSGSELNSQNVSGTSTESMVRPSLPSMSQRPSNLRVFTVSELKSATKNFSRSVMIGEGGFGCVYKGSIKSTEDPTTKLEIAVKQLGKRGVQGHKEWVTEVNVLGVVEHPNLVKLVGYCADEDERGMQRLLIYEFMSKGSVEDHLSIRSDKPLPWAMRLRIAQDAARGLKYLHEEMDFQIIFRDFKSSNILLDEQWNAKLSDFGLARLGPSEGLTHVSTAVVGTMGYAAPEYVQTGRLTSKSDVWSYGVFLYELITGRRPLDRNRPKSEQKLLEWIRPYLSDAKKFKQIVDPRLEQKDILKSAHKLANIANRCLVRNPKLRPKMSEVLEKMNQIVDASTGTESAQQSSKNSAPIKTSHGTTAKNKRRNVDLKTGESGWFGWMWNPKHVRTC; encoded by the exons ATGAAGTGCTTTTCATTCCACAGTGGAGACAAGACGGATGAACCAAAAACTCCAAAGTCAGTCTCTGTTCAATCTGTGAATTCTCCAGGTGCTGATCGTGAAATAGGAAGATCTGGTTCTGAATTGAATTCTCAAAATGTCTCTGGTACCAGCACAGAGTCCATGGTCAGGCCCTCACTTCCTAGTATGTCTCAAAGGCCCAGCAATCTCAGAGTGTTCACAGTTTCTGAGCTTAAGTCAGCTACCAAGAATTTTAGCCGTTCTGTCATGATTGGAGAAGGTGGATTCGGTTGCGTTTATAAAGGATCTATTAAGAGCACCGAGGATCCAACTACAAAGCTTGAAATTGCTGTGAAACAGCTGGGTAAAAGAGGGGTGCAG GGGCACAAAGAATGGGTCACCGAAGTAAATGTTCTTGGAGTAGTCGAGCATCCGAACCTTGTCAAATTAGTTGGTTACTGTGCGGATGAAGATGAAAGAGGAATGCAGCGGCTTCTAATATATGAATTTATGTCCAAGGGAAGTGTTGAGGACCATTTATCCATCCGATCAGATAAACCTCTTCCATGGGCCATGAGACTGAGGATAGCCCAAGATGCTGCTCGTGGCTTAAAGTATCTACATGAAGAAATGGATTTTCAG ATCATCTTCAGGGATTTCAAATCATCAAACATTCTTTTAGATGAGCAGTGGAACGCCAAGCTATCAGATTTTGGGTTGGCAAGGCTAGGACCTTCTGAAGGATTGACTCATGTTTCAACTGCG GTTGTAGGAACCATGGGATATGCAGCTCCTGAATACGTCCAAACAGGACGTCTCACATCCAAAAGTGATGTCTGGAGCTATGGGGTCTTCCTTTATGAACTCATTACAGGAAGGCGCCCTTTGGATCGAAACCGACCCAAGAGTGAGCAGAAGCTCTTGGAATGGATAAGACCATACCTATCAGACGCCAAGAAATTCAAGCAAATAGTGGATCCCAGGCTTGAGCAGAAAGACATCCTCAAGTCAGCCCACAAGCTTGCAAATATAGCCAACCGATGCTTAGTTAGAAACCCAAAATTACGTCCCAAGATGAGTGAGGTGTTGGAAAAGATGAATCAGATTGTAGATGCATCTACAGGGACCGAAAGTGCCCAGCAGTCCTCCAAGAATTCAGCACCAATAAAAACTTCGCACGGCACCacagcaaaaaataaaaggagaaatgTAGATCTCAAAACTGGAGAAAGCGGCTGGTTTGGTTGGATGTGGAATCCAAAGCATGTTAGAACATGCTAA
- the LOC18100171 gene encoding OVARIAN TUMOR DOMAIN-containing deubiquitinating enzyme 10 isoform X2, whose product MVIYEQESDVIQWGLRLLDGDPPFYSGYYGEAIVQSDDGYHGHYVRDHYDITDCSHVENDEMIARTLQEEFSQLAVTEENGYSHGGEELSVTEENVYSHGGEEHLQTSVDEHDWHYNECSHEESDDAVPSSSCSSPANGEEYSYSPEFTDEDGLDDEVGKRLNQLIPIRHVPRINGEIPSIDEATSDHERLLNRLQLFGFEELKVPGDGNCQFRALSDQIYNTPDRHKIVRRQVVYQLKSHPEIYEGYVPMEYGDYLRKMSKSGEWGDHVTLQAVADAYGVKILVMTSFKDTCYIEILPVSQKPKGVIFLSFWAEVHYNSIYFQGDTSSEFRKKKRWWNFGNKN is encoded by the exons ATGGTTATTTACGAGCAAGAGTCGGATGTTATTCAATGGGGTCTTCGTCTTCTTGATGGGGACCCACCCTTTTATTCTGGGTACTATGGTGAAGCAATAGTACAGAGTGATGATGGATACCATGGACATTATGTGAGGGATCATTATGATATTACGGACTGTAGCCATGTAGAGAATGATGAGATGATTGCACGCACGTTGCAAGAAGAGTTTTCGCAGCTTGCAGTTACTGAAGAAAATGGGTATTCACATGGTGGAGAAGAGCTTTCAGTTACTGAAGAAAATGTGTATTCACATGGTGGAGAAGAGCATTTGCAGACTTCTGTTGATGAGCATGATTGGCATT ACAATGAGTGTAGTCATGAAGAATCAGATGATGCAGTACCCTCTAGTTCATGCTCAAGTCCTGCTAATGGAGAAGAGTATTCCTATTCACCAGAGTTTACTGATGAAGATGGCCTGGATGATGAAGTAGGCAAGAGGTTGAATCAGTTGATTCCAATCCGT CATGTTCCAAGAATTAATGGAGAAATACCTTCAATTGATGAAGCAACATCAGATCATGAAAGGCTTCTGAACAG ACTGCAGTTATTTGGCTTTGAAGAGCTCAAGGTTCCAGGGGATGGAAACTGTCAG TTCCGTGCTTTATCAGATCAAATATATAATACACCTGATCGCCACAAAATAGTAAGACGACAGGTTGTGTATCAG CTTAAATCTCACCCAGAGATATACGAGGGATATGTTCCCATGGAGTATGGTGACTATTTGAGGAAGATGTCGAA GAGTGGTGAGTGGGGTGATCATGTGACATTGCAGGCAGTTGCGGATGCG TATGGCGTGAAAATACTCGTCATGACTTCTTTCAAGGACACATGTTACATAGAGATTCTTCCTGTCAGCCAAAAGCCAAAAGGAg TCATTTTCTTGAGCTTTTGGGCAGAGGTACACTACAACTCCATCTATTTTCAAGGAg ATACATCTAGTGAAttcagaaagaagaaaaggtggTGGAATTTCGGGAATAAGAACTAG
- the LOC18100171 gene encoding OVARIAN TUMOR DOMAIN-containing deubiquitinating enzyme 12 isoform X1 — protein sequence MVIYEQESDVIQWGLRLLDGDPPFYSGYYGEAIVQSDDGYHGHYVRDHYDITDCSHVENDEMIARTLQEEFSQLAVTEENGYSHGGEELSVTEENVYSHGGEEHLQTSVDEHDWHCTPMRNYRSDNECSHEESDDAVPSSSCSSPANGEEYSYSPEFTDEDGLDDEVGKRLNQLIPIRHVPRINGEIPSIDEATSDHERLLNRLQLFGFEELKVPGDGNCQFRALSDQIYNTPDRHKIVRRQVVYQLKSHPEIYEGYVPMEYGDYLRKMSKSGEWGDHVTLQAVADAYGVKILVMTSFKDTCYIEILPVSQKPKGVIFLSFWAEVHYNSIYFQGDTSSEFRKKKRWWNFGNKN from the exons ATGGTTATTTACGAGCAAGAGTCGGATGTTATTCAATGGGGTCTTCGTCTTCTTGATGGGGACCCACCCTTTTATTCTGGGTACTATGGTGAAGCAATAGTACAGAGTGATGATGGATACCATGGACATTATGTGAGGGATCATTATGATATTACGGACTGTAGCCATGTAGAGAATGATGAGATGATTGCACGCACGTTGCAAGAAGAGTTTTCGCAGCTTGCAGTTACTGAAGAAAATGGGTATTCACATGGTGGAGAAGAGCTTTCAGTTACTGAAGAAAATGTGTATTCACATGGTGGAGAAGAGCATTTGCAGACTTCTGTTGATGAGCATGATTGGCATTGTACACCGATGAGGAACTACCGTTCAG ACAATGAGTGTAGTCATGAAGAATCAGATGATGCAGTACCCTCTAGTTCATGCTCAAGTCCTGCTAATGGAGAAGAGTATTCCTATTCACCAGAGTTTACTGATGAAGATGGCCTGGATGATGAAGTAGGCAAGAGGTTGAATCAGTTGATTCCAATCCGT CATGTTCCAAGAATTAATGGAGAAATACCTTCAATTGATGAAGCAACATCAGATCATGAAAGGCTTCTGAACAG ACTGCAGTTATTTGGCTTTGAAGAGCTCAAGGTTCCAGGGGATGGAAACTGTCAG TTCCGTGCTTTATCAGATCAAATATATAATACACCTGATCGCCACAAAATAGTAAGACGACAGGTTGTGTATCAG CTTAAATCTCACCCAGAGATATACGAGGGATATGTTCCCATGGAGTATGGTGACTATTTGAGGAAGATGTCGAA GAGTGGTGAGTGGGGTGATCATGTGACATTGCAGGCAGTTGCGGATGCG TATGGCGTGAAAATACTCGTCATGACTTCTTTCAAGGACACATGTTACATAGAGATTCTTCCTGTCAGCCAAAAGCCAAAAGGAg TCATTTTCTTGAGCTTTTGGGCAGAGGTACACTACAACTCCATCTATTTTCAAGGAg ATACATCTAGTGAAttcagaaagaagaaaaggtggTGGAATTTCGGGAATAAGAACTAG